One Vicia villosa cultivar HV-30 ecotype Madison, WI linkage group LG5, Vvil1.0, whole genome shotgun sequence genomic window, CCGAGCAAACGCAGAGCAAGTGTACTGAAGTTCTTCAGAGAGCTCCCGTGTCAAGATGACGATGGTCAGGTTCTTCCTATCAGTGGTCTTTGGAATACGGCGATGGCGCATCCGAATGATCCTGAATTCATTGAGCTGGGAATATTTGAATGTATGTCTGCTCTCATATGGAAAGGGCTGAAGAATCGACGCTGGCTTTCTCATGACCAGAATATATACATTCCTTATTATGCAGCTCATATCGTTGGTTCGTACACGATGAATATGGAAGAATTTGCTGAAAGTGCTGTGCATGCTGGTGTTATTCCTCCTTTAGTTGAGCTTCTAAGAGGTAGATTGACTTGGGTTGAGCAGAGGGTGGCGGTTAGAGCTTTGGGACATTTAGCTACATATGCCAGCACTTTTCCTACCGTGGCAAGTCATGGTGAAATTCTCGAGCTTTCCATCCAATTAGCCATGAGTTCGTTGGAAATAGTTTATTCCCACTTTTACCAATATGTTGATAGAAGGCTAAGTTATCATTGTGATCTGCTTACACGTGGCATGGGTGGCGTTGAAATGGAGTCTAGGAAGGCTGAGGAATGGGCTAGCCAGTTGCAATGTTGGTCCCTTCAGCTCATTAATTGCTTCGCTTTTAAACCGGAATTTCTTCCTACCATATGCAAGCAAGAATTTCTAACAAAATTACCCGGCATGTGGGGTGGACTTGTTAATGAAAATTCACCAGCTGGTATTGGCTTATTAAGAACAATTTGTCATCAAAAGCTTGGAAGGGGACCTGTTGCAAATTGCCCTGGAATTATCGAAGCATTGTGTAACATTGCTCGGTCTTCTGATGATTGGCAGTATATGGCTATTGATTGTCTTCTATGGTTGCTTCAAGATCCGAATACATGTCACAAGGTAACATCTTTGTAACTTTGCATTAGCTCCTGGTTCTGTTACTTCGCCTAATCTTCTTAGCCAATGTGTTCATTATGATCACTAAGGAACTCTACTGATTGTCTAGGCATGAATGATTGGATAAGCATGTGAATATAAGTTAATTCTTATGCTTTACAACTAACTTTAATTcattaagtaaataaaaataggAACTGTTATCTCACTCTCTAGGTCCTCAATTAGGCAGGAATCTTCTCTATGAGATATATTACACTACCGGTGACATATTTCTGTTTCTTCTGCCTGCTAAGGAAAAAGAAAGATGTAAATGTTTTAGCCAATTAcctttgtttatttttgttatttcaaTTGAACATTTAAAGTCGTAGctatatttaaatgaattttcaAGTTTGGGCTCATGTTTAGGCCACTTAAACTTAGTTATGATTGTGGCAATTATGAAAGTGCTGTCAACCATAGATGGCAAAAAATGCCCCCGGTTTGTGCTTATACGGGACAATAACAATTTGTTTAAATTCTGTTATGCAATAGCCACTATTTGATGACACTTATTGATAACTAAGTTTGGATTCATGTTAGGTTTTCCTTTGCATGTTTGGGCTCATGAATTTTCAATTCCTCCTTAGTAGTTCATTGCTTTCGTTTAACCGAGCACCAATAACTGTAGGATGTTGAGTTTACTTGAACTGGGTATTGTGAATGTTTCTGTCTGATTCAAGGCCCTGGCTTATATCATGTAGGTGATTGATAAAGTAGTGCCTGCATTAGTAGACCTTGCGGAGATTACAACTCTAGGTGATCACAAAAAGCTTGGTGATTCCATTGTTAATGTTCTTCAAGATTGCATTGAGTCACAAGGCTCGGGAAGAAGCTCAATTAGTAGTCGCACTAAAGAGCAGATAGAGGATCTATTAAGTTCGAAGCAGAGATTAAAATGGGAAAAGAATATGC contains:
- the LOC131603224 gene encoding uncharacterized protein LOC131603224 codes for the protein MDKVSSDCPYPGCFFCVMKEANPSKRRASVLKFFRELPCQDDDGQVLPISGLWNTAMAHPNDPEFIELGIFECMSALIWKGLKNRRWLSHDQNIYIPYYAAHIVGSYTMNMEEFAESAVHAGVIPPLVELLRGRLTWVEQRVAVRALGHLATYASTFPTVASHGEILELSIQLAMSSLEIVYSHFYQYVDRRLSYHCDLLTRGMGGVEMESRKAEEWASQLQCWSLQLINCFAFKPEFLPTICKQEFLTKLPGMWGGLVNENSPAGIGLLRTICHQKLGRGPVANCPGIIEALCNIARSSDDWQYMAIDCLLWLLQDPNTCHKVIDKVVPALVDLAEITTLGDHKKLGDSIVNVLQDCIESQGSGRSSISSRTKEQIEDLLSSKQRLKWEKNMPKEDLHIKQAAALVVKLEGNSLFSSGNISGAASKYSEALALCPMRSKKERVVLYSNRAQCYLLLQQPLAAISDATRALCLHRPVNRHAKSLWRRAQAYDMLGLAKESLLDAILFINECSQSNDPDLSLRQNKVPDYAERLVKKQMRAAWLFREAAIKHGGVHNQGDGGDIYGPETDDSEWETASESDMGNDGIGDDDDGDWNNEDERKD